One Setaria italica strain Yugu1 chromosome I, Setaria_italica_v2.0, whole genome shotgun sequence DNA window includes the following coding sequences:
- the LOC101762198 gene encoding GDSL esterase/lipase At5g45910, giving the protein MGSHRTATGAAPASALMLTLLFASWVLAAAQNYSAIFNFGDSITDTGNLCTNGRPSMITFTQPPYGETYFGTPTCRCSDGRVVVDFLSDQFGLPLLPPSKSSSGDFKQGANMAITGATAMDAPFFRSLGLSDKIWNNGPISFQLQWFQQIATSICGQSCKSYLANSLFVFGEFGGNDYNAMIFGGYTTEQARKYTPKIVNTISRGIDKLIAMGATDIVVPGVLPIGCFPIYLTIYQSSNSSDYDDLGCLNKFNDLSTYHNTLLKKRVDIIQSRHRKTVRIMYADFYSGVYDMVRNPQNYGFSSVFETCCGSGGGKYNYQNSARCGMQGASACASPASHLSWDGIHLTEAAYKQITDGWLKGPYCRPPMLHS; this is encoded by the exons ATGGGGAGCCACCGAACGGCTACTGGtgccgcgccggcgtcggcgctgATGCTCACCCTGCTCTTCGCGTCGTGGGTGCTCGCCGCGGCGCAGAACTACAGTGCCATCTTCAACTTCGGCGACTCCATCACGGACACCGGCAACCTGTGCACTAACGGCAGGCCGTCGATGATCACCTTCACCCAGCCGCCCTACGGTGAGACCTATTTCGGCACCCCGACATGCCGCTGCTCCGACGGCCGCGTCGTTGTCGACTTCCTGA GCGACCAGTTCGGGCTGCCGTTGCTGCCGCCGTCCAAGTCGAGCAGCGGGGACTTCAAGCAGGGAGCGAACATGGCGATCACGGGCGCGACAGCCATGGACGCGCCCTTCTTCCGGTCATTGGGGCTCTCCGACAAGATCTGGAACAACGGGCCCATCAGCTTCCAGCTCCAGTGGTTCCAGCAGATCGCCACCTCCATCTGCGGGCAAA GTTGCAAGAGCTACCTGGCCAACTCCCTATTCGTGTTCGGTGAATTCGGCGGCAACGACTACAACGCCATGATTTTTGGCGGCTACACCACCGAGCAGGCCAGGAAATACACGCCCAAGATCGTCAACACCATCTCCAGGGGCATCGAT AAACTGATCGCCATGGGCGCGACGGACATCGTGGTGCCGGGGgtgctgccgattgggtgcTTCCCCATCTACCTGACCATCTACCAGAGCTCCAACAGCAGCGACTACGACGACCTCGGCTGCCTCAACAAGTTCAATGATCTCTCCACGTACCACAACACCCTGCTCAAGAAAAGGGTCGACATCATCCAGAGCAGGCACAGGAAAACGGTGCGGATCATGTACGCCGACTTCTATTCCGGCGTCTACGACATGGTCCGGAACCCGCAGAATTACG GGTTCAGCTCGGTGTTCGAGACGTGCTGCGGGTCGGGCGGCGGCAAGTACAACTACCAGAACAGCGCCCGCTGCGGGATGCAGGGAGCGTCCGCGTGCGCCAGCCCCGCATCGCATCTCAGCTGGGACGGCATCCACCTCACGGAAGCCGCGTACAAGCAGATCACTGACGGATGGCTCAAGGGGCCCTACTGCCGCCCTCCCATGCTTCACAGCTAA